Within Montipora foliosa isolate CH-2021 chromosome 3, ASM3666993v2, whole genome shotgun sequence, the genomic segment CATATATCCACATATCCATCGGACAAGCCATCTGTATGCTACTGCTCTCAGAAATCTAATGAACAATAATGCAACTATCAATGTCAAGCTGgcgagggggtggggggggggggggaaacggGCATAGGgcgggattttgacattttccaaaaaattgaTGTCAAATTCCCTATCCCCAGGCAAAAATGTGAGGTCAAATATAACTGAAATTTCCCACCCCGAGAAATGATTTGTGGTCACGGGcacaaaaaatattcaaatatccATACCCCAGGGACAGCAAGATaattcaaatgccctacccccGGGCCAAAACGATTCATCAAAATCCCGCCCTATGTCCCGCCCTATGTCCCCCCCTTGCCAGCTtgacattgataggtgcataatcaGAAAATTATGAAAGGTAGCTGAGAATACTACTATACACCCCTTCCTGACAATCAAGGCAAGTAAAACAACACAGGGTTTAAAAGGGATGAGAGCGGCATTGTTGTCTCGGTACTTTTTCCTTTGCTGGTATCTTTGGAAGATGACATTTGGTCtattatacatgtatgcatgCCGGAAATGTGATTTTAAAATAAACTACAACAAGCCACGCGAGTTCAATAAATTCGAGAGGTTTTTAGCTAATAGACTTCCTGGCGATTGGTAACCccaattaaagaaataaaatagaGATAAACCGAAGTCCTCTGGGAATTAGGTATCCAAAAGCAAATTCACACATCACTTGCATAGCTACATCGTGTGTTTTACGAATACAAATTTAGGACATTGCCATCAAATGTAGCCAGAATTTCATGGCCTGATAGGACAGGAACTCAAAACTTGATCTTTTCATACTTACTGATTCTGTGTTTGTCCGTCGCGGCGGCGGTAACCTCTTCCATTTCGGTCTCGCAACAAAGGTGCCACTTGAGTAAGGACACTTCGGTTCGTCATGGCAGAAAAGTCGTCATGTTTTGTGATGCAGCTAATTCGTTCGATGCTTCCATCGAACATAAGTTTTTGCCCTGCCTGAGCGATCTCTCGGCAGCATCTATATTCCACGGCGTCAGTAAGATTCTCAATTGCGCATTCTTTACATTTGCACCTTACAAAGCAAACAAAGGGCAAGTATAAATCAGAATATAGTCCCAGCAAGGTGCGAAGAAACGAAATCCATCGCTTCCAGCTGATGCAACGAAGGGTTCATCGGGAGAATAAAAGAGAAAACTCACCATTCGTTTAAAGGTACTTCTCTTTCCAATCTAGGCCTTAATACTGCTGGGGAAAGACCATCCTGGTCTTCTTCAGGGTCCTCCTCTTCATCACTCGTGTGAGCTGGCGGTTCGTTCGTCCGTCCGTAAGGTTGGACTTGTCCAAGTACCTCCATTTCTTCCGATGAATCGCTACTAGACTGTTGGTCGCTCGAAATGGATGCCGAAGATGAAATCTGATCGTCACTATCAGACATAGTTGCAGGGAAATCAAAGGAAACAGTAATTTGGCGGAGAGGTTTTCACTATGCAGCACACAAAAACCATGTGTAAACAAAGCGCTTGAACCACCAACTACGTCATCAGTGCCAAACTCGTTCCCAGTTTCCGGAGACACCGATTACGTTTAATTCAGGGACTTTGAGCAAGAAAAAAgcggttttatttttcttttcttgaaatttcttttgtcaTTCCGTAATAAGGACATAATAAGCtacaaaattatgcaaaaacaatttttacttcataggcactttaaagagcagcgaacagccaagacagtggcatccctatattaacccgttgctgtttgcatattgTGAAGTCcctcaggagtctactggtttttcgccgtttgagttgctgtatggaagagctgtcagaggaccgatgtttattctcaaagagctttggacgaaagagctggaggagcctgaagtaaagaacagctatcagtatgtgtttgagctacgcgagaagcttgaagataccctcaagctggcgcacaccgagcttcagaaagcccagaacaaaggcaagcattattacgaccaaAAGACTAAAGttaggaagtttgtacctggagataaagtgttagtgttgctaccgaccgaccacaacaagctcctaatgcagtggaaaggcccatttgaggttagtgctgtagtaggtctcaatgattatagagtgagagtcaaaggaaaagagagagtttaccatgctaatctactgaagaagtattttgagcgagaggatcctgtgtccgctggagcagttgctgttggaacgaacgctaacatttgtaagaacgaacatgtcgAGAGTGAAGTAGacgaagttgaccctgtggatagtattgattttctggagattggtggttatgtcgcgaaagagtcagtcaatgatgtggccataggagataacctttctcgtgagcaaagagcagagttcatggatcttgcaaatgggtttcaaagcttgttcacagaagccccaggcacaacaagtttggctcagcatcgtatcaagcttacatccgaccaaccagttagatcaagaccatacccagtaccgtatagcttaagagaattgctgaagaaggatattacagacagagaatcaagttcgccctatgcttcgcctgttgtagttgttaagaaaaaagacaactcaaatcgtgtgagcgtggactatcgtaaactgaacaagttaaccgtgtttgatcctgagcctatgccaactgctgagcatttgttccagaagttgaatggtgacaagtattttacccgaattgatctgagcaagggctactggcaaatttctattcctgaggaggatataccgaagactgcttttgtgacgcctgacggatcgtattaattcctgaagatgccgtttggtatgatcaactccacAGTGACCTTAAAGAAAGCAATGAAGCAGCTATtgcgtggactggacaacgttgaattttattgggatgacattttggttcacacccgtacgtgggaagagcacatcaaggcgcttcgagagttgtttagaagattattagctgctggaatgaccataaggccgactaaatgtctttttggagtcaacaccgttgatttttttggtcaccgtttggaggaagggttaattggtcttcatgaagacaacgtgacgaagtttagagatgctccaagaccaaccactaagaagcagataagattgttcatgggtttggctggatattacagagattttatccctaacttcgcagcattagcagccccgctgtcagacctcacgcgtaaaggccaacctaacaaggttgaatggggtgaggcacaggagaaagcctatcagagtatcaaggcccccctaacaaaggaaccagtccttcgactgccagattcaaggaaaacctactaaGTAAAATTGATTCTTGGATAAGTGATGGCCGCCGTTATGCTAATTTTGGACAGATCAGACGCTCCCCAGAGACAAcgagaagaaaaagaacaatAGTAAACCTCATAAACATAACATTGACTACGTCTGAGTTGACCAAAAAGCAAGTACCCGGTTCTCAACTTAATTTTTGCCTCCTAAACGCAAGATCAGTAAACAACAAGACCTTAGAAATTAAAGATTACACTATCGACAAAGATGTAGATCTATTTGCTATAACAGAATCATGGCTAAAAGCCGATGAATCATCGGATTTTGTTTCTCGGGACATCAAACCGAATGGATATGGCTTTTTACACTGTCCAAGGCCAAATGGAACTGGCAGGGGCCTAGCCATTTTGTATAAATCTAccatgaaaatcgaatttttgaaAACTCCACAACCTTATAAATCATTTGAATTGATGGAATTGTTATTACACTCATTTACACCAAAGACTAACATGATGATCATATACCGTCCGCCACCATCATCCAACAACCAGCTCACTCCCTCGCTATTCTTCGATGAATTTTCGCAGCTCTTGGAACGCTCTGTATCTTCTCCTGGTCAACTTCTACTATGCGGAGATTTTAACTTCCATGTAGAAGATCCTTCTGACCACAATACACGCAAGTTTCTGGATCTACTACATTGTTTCAACCTTGATGTATACAATGATCATTCGTCGACACATAAAGATAAAAATCATAAGCTTGATGTAGTCATTGGAAGATCAGATGAAAACCTGGTTGCTGATTTTCATGTTCACGGTCCTATCATTTCTGATCATTTTGCCATCCACTGTAAACTGAACTCTGACAGACCACGTAATCCTAAGAAAACAGTGTCTTATCGTAAGTTACGTTCTGTGAATATTGATGCTTTTCGCCAAGATATTTTGAGCTCTGAGCTCCTCAGCACGAATTCTTCAGATCTCAATTCGCTTTGCAGtagatatgatgacgtcatcgccgcaaTTGTGGACAAACATTCTCCTCTGGTCACCAAGACGATCACTGTACGACCAAACTCACCTTGGTATACTGATGACATTGGTGTGGAAAAATCTACTCGACGACGTTTCGAAAGATGCTGGCGCCGTACTCTCCTCCCAGAACATCACCTGGCATATGTTGCTCAATGCAAATAGGTGAAAGGTTTAGTTTTAAATGCTAAAACGAAATACTACTCAAATTTAATTTCTGAGTCCAGTTCAAACAGCAAAGCTCTCTTCCAAACAATTGACCAACTACTTCATACAAAACCTGAAACTCGTCTACCTTATGCTCCTTCGCCACTCCATCCTCCAAACCAATTTAGAgacttttttcatttgaaaatatcCAATATAAGAGATGAGCTACTGCCTGTTGAGGTACCTGCCTACTTTTCTTCACTAGACACTGTACCTATTGTCTGTCACTTAGCTACTTTAACTCCTGTTACCATTGAAGAGCTATCTAAAATTGCACCTGTAGTTGGTTCTAAATCATGCACCATCGACCCAATACCAGCTTCTTTGCTCAGAGAGAACTtggatctacttttgccaattCTATGTCAGATAGTAAATCTGTCACTGGAATCTGGCTGTGTGCTGCATAGCCTAAAGCAGgccattttaaaatcactccTAAAGTAGGCTTCACTGGATCATGAGATACTCAGTAATTTTACACCTATATCGAACCTTAAATTCGTTGCCAAGTTAACTGGAAAAGTGGTTGCCAACCGTCTAGTATCTTATCTTGAACAAAATCATCTAGATGAACCTCTTCAATCTGCCTACAAAATGTTTCACAGTTGTGAGACAGCTCTTGTCCGTGTGCAAAATGACATGCTATGTGCCATTGACAAACGCTGCTGTGTAGCGCTGTTACTCTTGGACCTGAGTGCTGCATTCGATACTGTAGATCACAATATCCTGCTACAACGACTTCATTCTAGGTTCTCGGTACGTAGTAAACCATTGGATTGGTTTGCATCCTATCTGGCTGATCGAACACAGTCTGTTGTCATCAACAATACCAAATCAAAACCTTATCCTCTTGAGTGTGGTACCACAAGGATCGATACTGGGACCTATATTATACCTTTTATACACCTCACCTTTGGCTGACATTTTGAAGCATCACAATTGTGTTACCATCTCTACGCAGATGATATCCAAATGTATGTCTCTTTTGCGACTAATAATGACAATTCTCTGAACAGTTCCATTActaaaattgaaaactgtttatCTTACATTAATTTATGAACGACTGCTAATAAGCTTAAATTAAACAAGAGTAAAACTGACCTGATTTATCTTTATTCAAGACATAATCCACAGACCTCTTTACCCAGCATCCAGTTTGGAAATGATAGTATCATCCCTACAGAAGCCGTTCGTAATGTTGGAGCTATATTTGATTCTGCTTTAAGCATGGTTCCTCAAGTAAATTCCTTATGTAAAACAGCATC encodes:
- the LOC137995735 gene encoding uncharacterized protein, whose amino-acid sequence is MSDSDDQISSSASISSDQQSSSDSSEEMEVLGQVQPYGRTNEPPAHTSDEEEDPEEDQDGLSPAVLRPRLEREVPLNEWCKCKECAIENLTDAVEYRCCREIAQAGQKLMFDGSIERISCITKHDDFSAMTNRSVLTQVAPLLRDRNGRGYRRRDGQTQNQFLRAVAYRWLVRWICGYMGWDNARPLPACVYEDIRQKFQSAQVHGYQSAEQRN